The genomic stretch TCCACGATACTCAAAATGTCTGATTCACTTGTCATAGtgcccccccaaaccccccaccaTACCATTGGTATTTATTTTGTCTGTTGCaaaatcattcaaacctgccacTCCTGGTTAATAACCACTGAAATACTGCAAAACCATTggttaaagatcctctatatggccgTGTTCTGCTGCAAAAATTATAGATGTTCCCAACTTTTGGACTAAAGTGGCGACTGGTCAAGTAACAAAAGTCTAATTCATACCCAGCAATCACTCACAGAGGTTGATTGACAGCAACGTCGTCTCCTTAGTTCGTAATGATACAGATCAACTGCAGGCTCAGATGAAGGTTCATCACCAGGGATGAGGGTGGATTACATTTAAGTCACAATGACATGCGGTTAATCATCAGGCATGCTTATTAGCAATTACATACTGTTGATGTACACCTCTTGGAGTTAAGGTCACTTGCTatcatgaatatatatatatatatacacatatatatatatatatatatatatatatatatacacatatacatatacacatatacatatatatacatatacatatacatatatatacatatatatatacatatatatatacatatatatatacatatatatatatatatatacatatacatatacatatatatacatatatatacatatacatatacatatatatatatatatatatatatatatatatatatatatatatatatatatataaacacatatatGAACAcaaagtttaataaaaaaaataaaattaaataaaataaaaatatatattttttgtttgtttttttaatttaataaaatacatatattttttatttaaaaaataaaattatttttttacattttcatttaaaaaataaaattaaataaaataaaaaatatatatattttttaatttaataaaatacatacatttttttttttttttttttttttattgaactttGTGTCCTTGCTTTAGACCTGAATAATTTGCTGTGATCTAACTTTCACATGACATTTACCCACGTCGTCCCCAGGTAAAGTGAGCCTGAGCGAAAACCCCTCAGCAGAGTGTGAAAATGTCACATAATATTGATCTcccttcatatatatatacacagccTAAATTTAGCATCAGGTAATTTTTCAACCTGCCTCCGCATGAATATTGTTATGTTAATAACTTCAAGGAAAGTGGCAAGCTACACAACAATTTGTTAGGGTACAATTTATGAAGTCAAAAATCAGCTGAACCAAATCCTTTAGTAGTTGTACACGCACCTCAAAAGACATTGCGTACTCAGAATGTcctcaaatggcaaaaaaatgtgaGTATTTCAGACTATTATGACACTAAACCAACGTTACTAAACTACCTGCCTCCCTCACTCACTGTGCAACCAGAAATATGAAGAAACAAGTCAAACACATAATGTAACTGCACCATTAACGCTTACACACTaaaatacatgcaaaataatacAGTTTCAGGCACATTTATaagccacaaggcatgctgggtaacttgtgGCTGTGAGCGAACTATTAGGTAGTACAATAGGGGGGTCTAAATGAtacaagggccactttgatatttggtaaagcaacacatgtacagGAGATATGCAAAGTCCGATAGTTATCGCACGATTAAGGcacgatatcagcataaaaatgcgatatcggttgatatcggtctCAGACTTTTTCCTGACCATGATATATCATATCAATATGATCATATTGCTCTTTATAtcctccatttttttcaaattttccaaatatttaatatttatattttttattttattttttattaaagaatctttgtaaattttcttcccATTATGTTCGAATTTTTTCCCAaacttaatttttgaaaatgaaaactttattttattttatttttcttaaaaatatgacatttttttcttgaatattccAACTCTATGCTAATTCGTCCTCATATTTCAAGTCTATTCTGCTACTGTTTGTACAGTTTTCCAactactttcttcttgtaaatgttttttctaaaaattacaacttcattctttttttcataTGTCATAGTTCTGATTTTTGCTAAATTTCAACTTTTCCccctttgactttattgttgtaaatttgGTTGGTTACTTTAATAAGTTATCTtattaaagtatatatttttaaaatgtgctgcaggctaataaataaaaagtcgcgggcaacaaatggcccctagcccacactttggacacccctgggtgTTGTTTACAACATGGTTAACAACATTACTGCGTATTAAGTACTAGAAAGTCCAACAAGcaaatactgtaactatcactATCACTGCTATCACGTGACTTTAAAGCGAATTAAGGAATAGtgacgtgatttttttttttgcttcttattacttgtaaaaaaaaagaaagaaaaaaagaaagtcaaTTAAATGAGCTGGATTGCTGCATATTTATGGTGATTATGATTAATATTCCCTCAAAGTCTGTTTTGAGGGAATATTCACCGTGCGTAAAATGTGCGCTCTGGCGAGGGACGCGACAGAGGAGGCAGGACAAAGGAGCGCCACAGCACGAATCGGCAGCAAACAGGTTGTTACGCGTACTTCCATtctctcctctttctcctcctcctcctcctcccccctttCTGTGCTTCCAGACGCGCCAGATGTGAACATCTAACCACCTTTAAAGGGCGCGCTAGGCTTATTTTGCGCATGACTTCTCCTCCGTGCCGTGACCAAACATGTTAAGATTGGGTAGTTGTGCGTTTTAGTTGACACCATCATGCCACAGCAGCAACATAATGGCGTTAAGGAGCGGTTGCTGCTGCAATTCCGGTCCAATCAACGAGGACAACGCGAGGTTCCTGCTGCTGGCCTTGTTCATCATCATTTATCTGCTGTGTGGAGCAGCAGTCTTCTCCGCGCTGGAGGAGCCGAAAGAGAAGGAGGCTAAGGAGAGATGGGCGCAGAGGTTCGAGCTCTTCAGCAAGACCTACAACCTGAGCAAGAAGGAGCTCAACAACTTCCTCAGGAACTATGAGGAAGCCAACGTGGCCGGGATTCGAGTGGACACCATAAGACCTCGATGGGACTTCACCGGAGCTTTTTACTTCGTGGGGACTGTGGTTTCCACGATCGGTGAGTGACAAGaactaagaaaaaaaactagGTCTACGATTATGGCATAAATCATAGCCGAGGTAGAACCCATTATTATTTGGcgtgatttttttctaatacatttatctaattttatttttttttaaatatatagaaatattacaattatatatattttttaaaaatataaatatttataaaaaatacatatataattctacatatatctaattatttaaaaattccaaaaaaataatacatgtaatattattattgttttattatatcaTTCAATTAGAGGCAATTATTTctcaatattattatactatgtCTACGATTATGGCATAAATCATAGCCGAGGTAGAACCCATTATTATTTGGcgtgatttttttctaatacatttatctaattttattttaaaaatatataaaaatattacaattatatatattatttaaaaaatataaatatttaaatactttGTCTCACATTAATGGCATAAGTCATAGCCAAGGAACAACTCATTTTCTCATAATtctcaaaaaatatattacatataatattattattttatataataataatatatattataatatctccatttattattattactattaatttgGTGTGATCTCTGtctaatgtatgtatatattgtgtaactatattaatataaaaaatgtaaatacacatacataaatacatccATGCATATATTACATAACATACAAAGTCAAacgtataaaaatatatacaacaaatatacatgttaaatattaaactattttattgtattcgATATACAcataaagtaaatataatataaaacaataaatgattaATATAGCTATAATTATGAATATTTCGAGACAGAAATATCCACAAATTGTTGTGTCAGCGTAACAAACAAGGATTTGAATTCTGCACAATGGATGTTTCTGTCAGTATGTGATGCCCAGCATCATTTCAACATCACTTGTAGAGctgtcactcacacagacaggccgtgtgattggctgcctgGCAGGGCCCGTATAATGAGGGCGTTGATGGATATTGGGGACCCTGTCGAGTGGATTTTCACAACCCAGCACATATTTAACCTATGGCTGAACTCTATTGTGATTATTGGCAATGCGGGCGGGTGTCAAATATGGAGCTGTGGTTTTCCTGGCCACTGAATAATAGGAAATACGTGTTTAATCATTCTTAATGTGCATCTCCGCTGTCGCTGGCAGTACAGTTTTATCTTGGATCACTGTGATGAATTCTTCgaatcttaattttaatctttGGATCTTAATGTTTTATGACTGGATAAAGCATCAATGGCAGAATCGCCCCCAGCAGACTAGGGTTGCAGGGATAAAGTACACACCAAGTTAATTATTGACATCACTGGCAAAAGCAAGCGTCTTACCTACAGTGAGTCTGGGGTTGCATGAGTGCTTCTGGAGCTACGGTTCAtggagtgtggagtgatttcagattgagaacaaattttgctttgttcaatattgaaatatttctagccaccttatacaacataaggtggcaaaatttgttctcaatcagaaatcactcacacactctttattgctctctggttctaccatatcttacttattgtgtggaaatatgggctaataactataaaagcaatcttcactcgctaaatgtactgcaaaaaacggccagtaaggataattcataatgccgcctacagagaacatactaactccttatttctaaaatcacaaatacttcaacttgcggatatagttcatcttcaaacagctaaaataatgcataaggttaaaaaataaccaattacctaaaaatgtcatccaatacttctctacaagagaggagaaatatgatctcagggaagaactacatttgaaacacttctatgctaggactacgttaaaaagccatagcatttcagtatgtggaatcaaactatggaatggattgagtaaggaaatcaaacaatgcacaacgatgagccaattcaagaaacaatacaagcagttgatgtttgctaaatacaaggatgaagagtcttgaaccagtcatgatgtgctatatatatcactatattgacacttactatggtaaccattatgtctgTATTATATtcctggaaagcaggaagtggacaaatgtaacagttactgattgtaaaagtaccagatggaggggtaggatttaataagctttgcttcttcctactccttttggacatgtggaactgtgaaatgattatgtgatgcattcaattgtaattgatgcatgttcaaatgaaataaaaccattactattacaaaTCTAAAACAGCCCTTATACGTGATTATCTATCTAATATATTTCTATCGCTGAAGAAGTGATACTTGTAATATTCCATATACACACAGACGACATCAAAAAGTTTACCGAACAAGAAGGATACCTGCATTTTCTTCGAGAACTGAGTTTGTGACTCATCCTTAATTATCACGTTGAGAACAAGCGTGAAAGTGGAAGCAATCAAAAGACCCAGAGCGGCTTTGCACAGCGCAGCAGACTGGCAATTAGTCTCACTCATCAGCTACCGATGTGCCGCACAGTATGTTGCGCTGACAGCTGCTATAAGGACAATGTCAAAGTAGACCCTAATTGTTGCCAttttaaaaccatttttttgtgtgtgttcactGAGGGAAGACAAAGGGacagtagaccaggggtctccaaagtgcggctcagggGTTGTTTGAggtctgtggctgtttttttattttacatttttaaaatataatttaatttaaaaaaaagctgagcTTTTACCCGtcatatattttaacattttttttgctgatttttcagttttttttgttataaaattaatttttagtaTCAGTCACATggcacaaatggcccccaggctacactttggacacccctactgcAAATCGAGTGTCCTTAAGCTGTAGATGCTTGGCGTTGATGAGTACCCAGGTTCTTCGAGTACTCACCTTCAGCCAGCAGCTGGGACAGGAAGAGGTATCGGACATTTTAGaaaattttgactgatctttcaaggcacacagaatattatcTTATTTAGCTATgtcaacatggaacctaccaaaagacaGATTAGATTCCCGTCTTtcgtcaggaaaaaaaatgtttgtttttatctttttctaTTCTtcagtcatcagcagtagaatataggtaagtttcaggaaaatatcagttccaaaCTAAAAGGGAGCTTTTTGTGAcgatgcatttcaagcataaatttTACTTGACTGACTGCTCAAATGTCTAAACCACTCTCGTCATCAGCAGTAGACTAtaggcaagtttcaggaaaatatcagttcccaactaaaagtgAGCTTTTTGTGacaatgcatttcaagcataaatttTACTTGACTGACTGCTCAAATGTCTAAACCACTCTTGCCATCAGCAGTAGAATatcggtaagtttcaggaaaatatcagtccCCAACTAAAAGGGAGCTTTTTGTAACAATGCATTTCAGCATAAATTTTACTTGACTGACTGCTCAAATGTCTAAACCACTCTCATCACGAGCAGTAGaatataggtaagtttcaggaaaatatcagttcccaactaaaatgcCTTTTTGTGCATCAAAGGCTTTGGGATGACCACACCCGCCACAATCGGAGGGAAAGTCTTCCTGATGTTCTACGGCCTTCTAGGCTGCGCCGCCACCATCCTCTTCTTCAATCTCTTTCTGGAGCGGGTCATCACCGTCATCGCCATTGTCCTCAAGTCTTGCCAAGAGCGCCGCCACAACAAGGTTCTTGTCCCCCAAAACGGTCAGCGAGTCGCCGCAAAGTCCAGAGGGGAGGATCTGGCCGGGTGGAAGCCGTCAGTGTACTGCGTCATGCTCATCCTCGgggcggcggccatgttggtgTCCTGCTGCGCTTCCTTTATGTACTCTGTAGCCGAGGGTTGGGGATACCTGGACTCGCTTTACTTCTGCTTCGTGGCTTTCAGCACCATTGGTTTTGGAGATATGGTGAGCAGCCAGCGTCTGGTCTACGAGGGCCACGCCACGGCGGCATACCAGCTGGGCAACTTCGTGTTCATCCTGACGGGCGTCTGCTGCATCTACTCTCTCTTCAACGTCATCTCAATCGCCATCAAGCAGGTTCTCAACTGGCTCCTGAGGAGATTCGACGCTCCATGTAAATATTGCTACCCCAGAAGGGGCCGCCCGCATCGGTACCCTCGTCGCAATGTCGTGGCCCCGGGTCACTTGCGAGCCCGAAGGGAACCTTCCATAGAGACAGACGCCGTCAACGAGAGCGAGACTGACGCCGCCGGGCGCAGGATGTCTGGCGAGATGATCTCCATGAGAGACTTTCTAGCGGCAAATAAGGTGAGAGCATGTAGTCTAATGCAATCACACGTGCTCCTACAAGCACCATGTTCAATTCCTGCCCTGACTAATTCCATTAAACTGCTCTCATGCGAGGCATCACCGACACCGACTCCATAATCTAGTTTCCCTGCAATCGTTACTGCAGTCACATGATTGAATTATGACTGCACTGATTGGgggtgggggctgcacggtggtcgagtggtttgcacgcagacctcgcagctaggagaccatggttcaattccaccctcagccatctctgtgtggagtttgcatgttctccccgtgcatgcatgggttttctccgggtacatgctaggttaattagcgactccaaattgtccataggtatgaatgtgagtgtgaattgttgtttgtctatatgttccctgtgattggctggccaccagtccagggtgtaccccgcctctcgtcggaagacagctgggataggctccagcacccctgcgaccgttgtgaggataagcggtagaaaatgaatgaatgaatgaatgaataacaaccttactcacggtgcaacaaaataacacatcactactactactattattatgatgatagtaataaacaacaattaagcaccaacaacaacaacaacatgtagAATTCACTTTTATTCACAAgcgcccacaaggcatgctgggtagtcagTGCCAACTCCCCTCtaacccattcattcattaattaattttctaccgcttatcctcactatggtcgcgggggtgctggagcctatcccagctgtcttcgggttagaggcggggtacaccctggactggttgccagccaatcacagggcacatatagacaaacaaccattcacactcacattcatacctatggagtcgctaattaacctagcatgtttttggaatgtgccgagaaaacccacgcatgcacggagagaacacgcaaactccacacagagatggccgagggtggaattgaaccccggtctcttagctgtgaggtctgcgcgctaaccactcgaccgccgtgcagcctttcaaCAGCACTTCCAGACCCTCAGAGGTGCCAtctgatttttttacatttacataaatgATACACGGCATCTCAGATAAGAGGAACAGGCAGTACGAGCCGCTGGATGTCTAATCAGTCACCGGGTGATTACTTTAAATTGAAACGGAAACTAAAGATTCAATCTGATGCTTGATGATCTCTTTGAATAattagcttgtgtgtgtgaacagTATTTGTTACTGCGAAACAATGCTTTATTTTACCTATTTATCTTCTGAAAATAAAGACTAATTAGtcgtaattaataattaatgtatGTTATTATCAAACATGATTGATTTTATATAACACTACATGTCCCACAAAGCACTGCTATAGCTAGCATGTCAAGCTAGCCGAACCCCGGTGCTCTTTCCTGTTTTACTCGTTAATTAACTCTTGTAAATGTTTGAAATCAAGTTTATGTGGTAGTTTTATGACACAAATGTGTGGTTTAGCTTGCCAGTTTGAAACAAATtctatttctttgttttgtttttttaagctgtGTAGCAAGTTTGCTAGCGGCTATTCTTGCTAGTCTGAatctgaaacttaccaatgttctactgctgattactaaagaatgtaaaaaggtagaaacaaagtttttttctgatgaaaggtgagagtctaatctttcattTGGTAGGTTCCACGTTTATATAgacatttaaaacaatattctgtgtgccttgaaaaatcagtcaaaatcatctaaaatgacCGCTACTGAAAGGGTTGAATATGGTGATTTAATTAGTTAAGAATGGTGCGTCTTTTCCACAATACGCGTCTtcatgtgccctgccattggctgccgaccagtccagacagctgggataggctccagcatacccccgctgCCCTAATGAatataagcagcatagaaaaaaacacttttatacttaattacccaatatagtagctttAATAAAAGGGGGAAAAGGCTGCAAACATGTTCTGCGGGGTAGggaggcggacaggaagtgatgtcaggttTTAGCTAGGTGTAGGTTACTACCGCAAAAGTAATTTTGGTTCGGAATTATTGTGACTACgaagataattcaaacctgtaataaaatcctgttgttttgtcaatcaagtttggtgcttgtgtgtctcaccgaacaatacagtaacattactgataaaTGATTCTTCTGATAGTTGTATTTTATGATtgtaaatgcttaattttggctAAATTacgtaaaaataaattatgtaaACTTGAACcttaaatatgaaacaaaagcacaaaatgGCAAAGGATTGCCATCATGTCATGAATCTACCAAAGTATGAAGTTCACAGGAATGGAGAATGGAAGTGCTGTTGGTAACCTAGCAACAATCGGACCCAATTAGTCCTCTGCCAATAAGGATGCCCCAGTGGGCACAGACTCTCCACCAAACACATTTGCTCTGTTCtgaaagtccaaaaaaaaagaagaaacatcattttcttgtcatttttgttcatttaactAAAACAAACAAGCGACATCAGACCTTCCATCTGTTCAACAACACAAGACCCGACTCATCTGTTGTCTCGTCTACCTTCCGCCGCAGGTCAACTTGGCAATCATGCAGAAACAGCTCTCCGAGATGGCGATCGGGCACCCACGCCAACCCGGGTCTACTTCACGTCAAAACGGTTTCTCTGAGGGTGTCGGGGCCCTCGGTATTATGAACAACCGGTTGGCAGAGACCAGCGTGGACAGATAAGAGGAAGACTACTCAAAAGGATGGGAAAACAagatctcccccccccccccggagagTTCAATGTATGGACTTTAGTGTATTTTCCGGTATGAATGATGCATGACAAGTGTGCTGGAATCTTACATGTTCATCTCCGGTGGAATTCAGTTGCTATGGTGATGAAGAAgcctgccttttttttctcttgcttCCCAGCTTTAAATGCTTCTGTGCCATAGGCGACACAGCCAACTTCCACTTCACTGAATAAATACTGGACAGTATCACATGTCGTTCTGGATGGTCACATGGTTACAGAAAAAAACTCCAATaaactggcttttttttttattatgtgtgtttttgggtGTCACTTTGATGCTTTTTACCTATCCAATATATGCTACAATACAGGGAAACATGGCCGCTATTGCATAAAACAGTGATTCCCGTGACctggatcacccccaaaatgtaatcagttcttccagatcccatttccgacaattGATGAAAATTTGATCCAAATCCATTTTGaagttttcatgttattttgacTAAAAACACAACCTCTGCCAagcaattatatatatatatatatatatatatatatatatatatatatatatatatatatatatttcaactttcttcataaataatatttgtaaatgtttttgtcatgttgtgaatttagtctaattttattttatgataatttttattatttgaattttcCCTAAgcgacattttgttttgtttagcttttttaaaaacatattttaactcTATGCAACCAAAATTACATTacttttcctcaaaatatttacagtttattcttctaaaataaaataatttgaatacaactattttttttttatattttgactttattctcctaaaaattgttgttttttgtagtttttttttaaatcatattttaatcATGTGCTGTGAGTCAACCATTTTAACTTTACTGATGTAAACTCTCTCCTCAAAACGATAACTTTATTCACCAcaatattttgacgttattctcaTAACAAATACTCATAATCTGCAACTTAAGGAGAAGTGGGGCATGTGGATACGGTGATATAGCACAACGCAATGACATTTTCTCACCCAGATGTTCCTGGCGTTGGGTGTCATTATCTGATTTTAGCTCAGGTGtatgtgtgagagtgtgtgtgagagtgtgtgtgagagtgtgtgtgagagtgtgcgtgtgtgtgtgtgtgcaagagtgtgtgtgtgaagggtgTGGATTCACAGCCCGGGGGacagaaaatttaaaaaagactgataaaattcattaaattgcttttttttctaggttttcttttgttttgatttgtttttcagcACCTGTTAAGCCTTGTTGTCCTAAACATTATAgtagtttatattttttattattcacagCATTTCATATaccaaaaataatatatttttgttataaaaTTGTTTCTTCCAAGCAACATTAAGACAAAATACTATAGAAGACATCATGCAATTATGCCTCCTAGTGGCTGTAAGATGTCACAGACatctatataaaaaaataaaaaatgacagaTCAGCTCTACAGTCCAAACCATGCATAATTACTACAATAGCATTTAATTGGAGTGTgcagtggaaaagtggaaaaaaagtggggaaaaaagaaaaaaggtggaaaaaataaCGTAATAAAATCTGTATAATCAAATATTGCAAGTAAGTAAGGGAGGATCaactttttcaaaaacaaaatccattaaaaaaaactggcaatGGTGATTTACTTCATTTTAAGGTTAGTTCAAGGACATGCGTTACAAAATGGTGAGTAGATTTCTAAACCAAAAGTGTGCCAGCAGATTCAAATCTAATTGGAAAAAGTCATGTCAAATTTAATGATAGTTACGGACATAAAAATATcgcataaaatacaaatattataaacATTTCTTAAAGTATGGACACAGCATGAAAACAGTGAAAACTGCAAGTGTCTgcgattcttttttttttttaagtaacagTAACGCCCCTCTCCAAACAAAAGGGGGCGATAA from Doryrhamphus excisus isolate RoL2022-K1 chromosome 1, RoL_Dexc_1.0, whole genome shotgun sequence encodes the following:
- the LOC131131641 gene encoding potassium channel subfamily K member 13-like; amino-acid sequence: MALRSGCCCNSGPINEDNARFLLLALFIIIYLLCGAAVFSALEEPKEKEAKERWAQRFELFSKTYNLSKKELNNFLRNYEEANVAGIRVDTIRPRWDFTGAFYFVGTVVSTIGFGMTTPATIGGKVFLMFYGLLGCAATILFFNLFLERVITVIAIVLKSCQERRHNKVLVPQNGQRVAAKSRGEDLAGWKPSVYCVMLILGAAAMLVSCCASFMYSVAEGWGYLDSLYFCFVAFSTIGFGDMVSSQRLVYEGHATAAYQLGNFVFILTGVCCIYSLFNVISIAIKQVLNWLLRRFDAPCKYCYPRRGRPHRYPRRNVVAPGHLRARREPSIETDAVNESETDAAGRRMSGEMISMRDFLAANKVNLAIMQKQLSEMAIGHPRQPGSTSRQNGFSEGVGALGIMNNRLAETSVDR